Proteins from a single region of Haloplanus sp. GDY1:
- a CDS encoding 6-hydroxymethylpterin diphosphokinase MptE-like protein — MNYQTWVPVYERILDDFGYSRAEDERARDVLAELVDPFDESRFDPVSGATVAVAGAGPSLGDQVGVAADADLVVAASTAAATLREAGVGVDLMVTDLDKTPATARDLTREGVPVAVHAHGDNVPAVEEWVPRLDGDHVVPTTQTEPRGPVANYGGFTDGDRAAFLADAFGAATLRFPGWDFDDPAVDATKRKKLRWAERLLEWLERRRGERFAILDGRREGIDPI, encoded by the coding sequence ATGAACTACCAGACGTGGGTCCCGGTGTACGAACGCATCCTCGACGACTTCGGCTACTCCCGCGCCGAGGACGAGCGCGCACGCGACGTGCTCGCGGAACTGGTCGACCCCTTCGACGAGTCGCGGTTCGACCCCGTTTCGGGCGCCACCGTCGCCGTCGCCGGCGCTGGACCCTCCCTCGGCGACCAGGTCGGCGTCGCTGCCGACGCCGACCTGGTCGTCGCCGCCTCCACCGCCGCGGCGACGCTCCGGGAGGCCGGCGTCGGCGTCGACCTGATGGTGACCGACCTCGACAAGACGCCCGCGACGGCCCGGGACCTGACCCGCGAGGGCGTCCCCGTCGCCGTCCACGCCCACGGCGACAACGTCCCCGCCGTCGAGGAGTGGGTCCCCCGTCTCGACGGCGACCACGTCGTCCCGACGACGCAGACCGAACCCCGCGGCCCCGTCGCGAACTACGGCGGGTTCACCGACGGCGACCGGGCGGCCTTCCTCGCCGACGCCTTCGGCGCCGCGACCCTGCGGTTCCCGGGGTGGGACTTCGACGACCCCGCCGTCGACGCGACGAAACGCAAGAAACTGAGGTGGGCCGAGCGGTTGCTCGAATGGCTCGAACGCCGACGCGGCGAGCGGTTCGCGATACTCGACGGCCGACGCGAGGGGATCGATCCGATCTGA
- the folP gene encoding dihydropteroate synthase → MRNVDAAGLGIGDDYPPRLMGVLNVSEESPYEPSVFDDPGEAAAYVDEELIDEGADIVDVGLESANKRFEVLSAEGELDRLDTAVEAIESVSGDAVFSIETRYHEVAEAALDAGFDMVNDICGFADPEMPRVCAERDVAVVKMASPPDLERPGAVEDVDDIYDALQREGLTEKTVVDPAFGGWSEDKTLEDDRETFRRLREFRALDRPILVSINRKNFLRDIAGRSTEAALPVSLAATAMAVERGAHVIRTHDVAETRDAALVGDAFARDRLRATGGAVTVEELDVTGVGEMRRHLDRLGGDPSAARRGTVRTFELGGLSPADRDVLDAAARGTAAVVAGAPDDDRRLLAGTPADLTAVVEAATGGSDALDRALAAVESVAG, encoded by the coding sequence GACGACCCCGGCGAGGCGGCCGCGTACGTCGACGAGGAACTCATCGACGAGGGCGCCGACATCGTCGACGTCGGCCTCGAATCCGCGAACAAGCGCTTCGAGGTGCTCTCCGCCGAGGGGGAACTCGACCGCCTCGACACCGCGGTCGAGGCCATCGAGAGCGTCTCCGGCGACGCCGTCTTCTCCATCGAGACGCGCTATCACGAGGTGGCCGAGGCGGCGCTCGACGCTGGCTTCGACATGGTGAACGACATCTGTGGCTTCGCCGATCCCGAGATGCCGCGGGTCTGTGCCGAGCGCGACGTGGCGGTCGTGAAGATGGCGAGTCCGCCGGACCTGGAGCGACCGGGGGCCGTCGAGGACGTCGACGACATCTACGACGCGCTGCAACGCGAGGGGCTCACGGAGAAGACGGTCGTCGACCCCGCGTTCGGCGGCTGGAGCGAGGACAAGACCCTCGAAGACGACCGGGAGACCTTCCGCCGCCTCCGGGAGTTCCGCGCCCTCGACCGTCCCATCCTCGTCTCCATCAACCGCAAGAACTTCCTCCGGGACATCGCCGGCCGCTCGACCGAGGCGGCCCTGCCCGTCTCCCTGGCCGCCACCGCCATGGCCGTCGAGCGCGGCGCACACGTGATCCGCACCCACGACGTCGCCGAGACGCGGGACGCCGCCCTCGTCGGCGACGCCTTCGCCCGCGACCGACTCCGGGCCACCGGCGGCGCCGTGACCGTCGAGGAACTCGACGTGACGGGCGTCGGGGAGATGCGCCGCCACCTCGACCGACTCGGAGGGGACCCGTCGGCGGCCCGCCGGGGCACCGTCCGCACCTTCGAACTCGGCGGCCTCTCGCCCGCGGACCGCGACGTCCTGGACGCCGCCGCCCGGGGAACCGCCGCCGTGGTCGCCGGCGCCCCGGACGACGACCGCCGCCTGCTCGCGGGGACGCCCGCCGACCTGACCGCCGTCGTCGAGGCCGCTACCGGCGGTTCCGACGCGCTCGACCGGGCGCTCGCCGCGGTCGAATCCGTTGCCGGCTAA